One segment of Triticum aestivum cultivar Chinese Spring chromosome 2A, IWGSC CS RefSeq v2.1, whole genome shotgun sequence DNA contains the following:
- the LOC123185082 gene encoding uncharacterized protein yields MLPAYKGVLGANPMAISFQKPPSPINISVVREKSGAREMDGHNLETMILNTAVPLMAMQLLLTASAVSMTPVDSACACLRTCFFGSNCFPMICVLCQINLGRLLATEAALSPALAGRRYYAVGAVACVVELALKLCVIMVLCPADGV; encoded by the exons ATGCTGCCTGCATATAAAGGAGTACTAGGCGCCAACCCCATGGCAATTTCGTTTCAGAAACCTCCATCGCCAATTAATATCTCCGTGGTTAGGGAAAAGAGTGGTGCTAGAGAGATGGATG GCCACAATCTGGAGACCATGATCCTCAATACAGCGGTGCCCCTGATGGCCATGCAGCTGCTGCTCACGGCGTCGGCTGTCTCCATGACGCCGGTCGACTCTGCCTGCGCCTGCCTCCGCACCTGCTTCTTCGGCAGCAACTGCTTCCCGATGATCTGCGTCCTCTGCCAGATCAACCTGGGCCGTCTTCTGGCGACGGAGGCCGCTCTGTCGCCGGCGCTGGCGGGCCGGCGCTACTACGCGGTGGGCGCCGTCGCGTGCGTCGTGGAGCTCGCTCTCAAGCTGTGCGTGATCATGGTGCTG TGCCCCGCGGATGGCGTTTAG
- the LOC123191608 gene encoding uncharacterized protein, translating into MVQKGKLEAGKAVLILLPSCHGDGASPRLDHPDHSSACWPGYIGSSYTTICLSSAKPRFPLHNKKILRLWLRAKMAGRNLGAAGANGLARPPKIDVKTLWMSSLRWPSPGPGAGQAVEALVTCLFFTFVTVLLQALLAIALSEKPAPTVLPPRVNQWMMALSVWTSGVLFYLIYVSMAGGYAAGPSCSDLVIAGVAGDVSLAMTVYNMLQRPVFA; encoded by the exons atgGTTCAGAAAGGTAAACTGGAAGCTGGAAAAGCTGTGCTGATCCTCCTGCCCTCCTGCCACGGAGACGGAGCATCTCCACGACTTGACCACCCTGACCACTCCTCCGCTTGCTGGCCTGGCTACATAGGCAGCAGCTACACCACCATCTGCCTCTCCAGCGCCAAGCCAAGGTTTCCGCTACACAACAAGAAAATCCTGCGTCTATGGTTACGAGCAAAGATGGCCG GCCGCAACTTGGGCGCCGCAGGAGCAAACGGGTTAGCCAGG CCGCCCAAGATCGACGTGAAGACGCTCTGGATGTCCTCGCTTCGGTGGCCGAGTCCCGGCCCCGGCGCCGGCCAGGCCGTGGAAGCCCTGGTCACCTGCCTCTTCTTCACGTTCGTCACCGTCCTGCTGCAGGCGCTGCTCGCCATCGCGCTGTCGGAGAAGCCGGCGCCGACGGTGCTTCCGCCTCGCGTGAACCAGTGGATGATGGCCCTCTCCGTGTGGACGTCCGGCGTCCTGTTCTACCTGATCTACGTCTCCATGGCCGGCGGGTACGCGGCGGGGCCGAGCTGCTCGGACCTGGTCATCGCCGGGGTCGCGGGTGATGTGAGCCTCGCCATGACCGTCTACAACATGCTGCAG CGCCCCGTCTTTGCTTAG
- the LOC123185083 gene encoding uncharacterized protein has product MAGRNLSAAGAKEEEGEHAIARPPKIDVDTLCLLYMLLLMTIWMSSFRLRWPVLVTYYVPAMEAVVTCFFFAFVTVQLQVLLAIALSEEPEPSLLPPAVNQWIMALAVWMFGVLYYMIYASLSDGYAGYWDLIMAGVASVVSLAMTVYNMLQRPVFA; this is encoded by the exons ATGGCCG GCCGCAACTTGAGCGCTGCCGGagcaaaggaggaggagggggagcatgCCATTGCCAGA CCGCCCAAGATCGACGTGGATACGCTCTGCCTACTCTACATGCTGCTTCTCATGACGATCTGGATGTCCTCGTTTCGGCTCCGGTGGCCGGTGCTGGTCACCTACTACGTCCCGGCCATGGAAGCCGTGGTCACCTGCTTCTTCTTCGCGTTCGTCACCGTCCAGCTGCAGGTGCTGCTTGCCATCGCGCTGTCGGAGGAGCCCGAACCGTCGCTGCTTCCGCCTGCCGTGAACCAGTGGATCATGGCCCTCGCCGTGTGGATGTTCGGGGTCCTCTACTACATGATCTACGCCTCCCTGAGCGACGGGTATGCGGGCTACTGGGACCTGATCATGGCCGGGGTCGCGAGTGTTGTGAGCCTCGCCATGACTGTCTACAACATGCTGCAG CGCCCCGTCTTTGCCTAG